TTAGCTATATTATAGCTAGTCTCATCAGAATTATTTCCAGTTTCCCAAACAAGAGCCGCATTTTTTAAATCATCCATGGTCTTCTTTAATTCCTCATACGGGACCCCTGTCATTTTGGAAAACTCAAGTAAAGTGGGGGGCGGGCTTTCAGCAAGCGATTTTTTTATGGACTCGGACATTAAAAAAAGAGCAAGAACGCCTCTTTTTACAGTGAGAGTTTTATCATTTAAAAGCTTTAGGTGAGCGCTTTCCTTTTTATCTAAAGAAGCATGGTAGCAAACCTCGGCGCCAAAAAGAGCAATCCACCAGCTAAACTGCATCCAAATTAGAAATAAAGGAAAGACGGCAAAACTACCATAAATCGCCCCATAACTTGCAAACCAGAGTTGGAGTTTAATGAAGGCGTATTGGAGCAGTTGAAAAGCCGATCCGGCAAGAATACCTGCCGACAAAGCATAACGAATGTGTACGGTTTTATTCGGGATAAACAAATAGAGAAATGTGAATAAAAGCCAGCTTGACAAAAGCGGGGTGAGATGGAGCCAAACCTTAATGAAGGGATTCACATACTCGCTTGTCCCGGTTTTTGTTGCAAATTCAGATAAGGTTGAAGTTAGGTATAAAGAAAGGCTACTTGATACCAAGAGCAAGATAGGGCATATAATGACTACTGCCAAATAATCACTTAGCATTCTAAAGAAGGTTCTTTGGGAAGAAGTCTTCCAAATCTCGTTAAAGGCTTGCTCTATACTCATTAAAAGCATGTAAACTGCCCAAAATAAAAGTAGGACTCCTAAACCTGCAATTAAGCCACCTTTTGCGTGGTCAAGAGCGTGATTTACATACTCAATGACTTTAGTTGCAATCTCTTGATGATCTTGGAGAAGCTCTTTTAAGCTATTAACAAAAATCTCTTCCAACCCAAATCCTTTAGCAAGTCCAAAAAGTACCGCCGCAACGGGGACTAAAGAAAACATGGTGTAGTAGGTCAAAGCAGCAGCTTTTAAAGAGCAGCCATCATTAATGAAACCCTTAAGGGCTCGAGTAAAGACCCGGAAGAAAGGGACTGATGAAAAAAAAGAACTCACTTTCATGAAAAAACCAAATGAAAACTAATTTGCATCATGCCTTGTCATAGACTTTTTTGGGTAGTCATAAGTAAAATTTTTAAAAATGTATTTTTAAAAAACAAAAATTACCTTTTCTTTCTCTTATAATTAAAAAAGGTATAAAAAAATAAAAAAACCTTGTTTTTTTAAATTTTAATTTGATAAAAGGAAGTTATAAGCTTATAAAAGCTTAAGTTATAAATATTAATTAGAGGAGACTTATGAATATTTCTCCTGGCAGTTTATATAAGACAGAAATTCTTACTATTCCAAAAACTGAGCTTGAAAAAGAGATTCGTAAAAGTGAATCCCTGGGAGGTTATGTCAAAAAAGGAAACCTGGATTCAACGAAAGAAAATTATGTTCTTGAAGTTACAACACCCCTCACTGAAATTACTTGCGATGAAGAAGAGTTGGGTCCTCTTGAATCGGTTTTAGCGATTTCAAAATTTCAGGTGAATGAGATCGTCAAAAACAAGGATAGCACCTTAACTCTAAAGGTAAAGCGCATTTCAACAAGCGAGCTAAGAAGACAAAGAGAGCAAAATAGCAATAGCCAAACTTTAGGAAGAGCATCTTCTTGCCACCACCTTAAGACAAAAACCCTAAAAGAAAGAAGAAAGAGCGAGGAAATTGAACCTTCTACTTTAGAACAAAAAAAAGAACACAAAAACTTCAAGAGTATTCTCTCCAAATTGCTACCTAAACAGGCAAAATAAAAGGAGAATAAAAATGACTTCCATTTATGAACATAGGACAGAAACTTGTACGGAAGCAGAGCTTTCTGAAGTTCTTGGTATCTTCAATAGCAAAGGCTATTACATAGAGTCAGGAAGCAAGCCAAATGAAGCCAAATTGTACGAGCTTAAGCTTCGTAAAATAAAAGAAAGGATCTTTTGCACGCCCAATGAAGTTGAGGGTATTGTGACGACTTTAAGATCGATGAATTATATTGTTTCGAGCAAAACAGAAAAAGGGAATGACCGCGTTCTCTTAAGGGTAAGGCCCGCTACTCTAAATGAAGAAACGGAGATTCAAGGGGAGCATCAACCTCTAGAACAAAATGAATCGCACAATAAATTTAAGAAAATAGCAAATACCATTAGAACAAAGCTTTTTTCTAAATAATTTTCTCTCTTTAAGGGGGCGTAGAATCTGTAAAATTTTACGCTTCTCTTATTTCTTCAAAAAAACAAACCTACCTTATTAACTTGGCTTCATGATAAATAAATAGCTTCATAATCTTTACAAAACGAGGTGAAGCGATGTCAAGTGTAATTGGTTCCAACAAGGTAGTAGTTCCCTATAAAGACTTAGAGAGACAAATCAATGATTTAAATGAAAATAACGCCTACGTGACCCGTGCTGAGCCTGTGGATATTCATGAGGAAAAAAGTGAATGGAAGATTTATTGGAGAACTAGCTCCTTCATCGAAACTAGAAAAGATGAAGCTGAAGAGAGTCAGAATTTTCAGCCATTAACAGATAGAAATTTTTCCTTAATAAATGAATCGAAAGAAGAATATTTTGACTTAGGCGAAGGCAAAAGCCCAAGGTCTATAAAAAACTCTAACAAAATTAGTTACTTTGTTAGGCAGATTTTTAAAAGGGTCTATACCTAAAAAGCCGGAAAAAATTTCCCTCTTTTTTTTAATTTTTATTAATTTTTTTAAAAAAACAACTAAATTAATCAATTTATTGTTTTATTTTAAATTAAAAAACATTAACTTTCTTTTTTAATTAATAAAAATATCTATAAAAAGGAGAGAAAGTATGTACGTTCCTGGATTAACAACAGAAAGCATCATTGAAACCTACGAAGGAGTTTCGGAAAAAGAACTGCCTAAAAGGATTTTGGAACTAAATGAAAAGGGCGTTTACATTGAAAGCAGTGAGGTTGAGAAAGGCTATGCAAGTGAAGGGGAAGCCAAAGGAAGATCCTACAAATTAATCGGCAGACGGTATAAGAGAAGAGCAAGCTGCGCTCCTGAGCAAACCCTTGCTTTAACTGAAAAGTTGGCCTCTTCCGGGCTTTCCATAAGTAAAGCAACAGTCAGTGGCCAGACTATAGAATTTAAAATCAGAAATAAGAGATCGGGAAGTCAAAGATTTCTTGAAATAGTTCCTAAGCCTGAGGAAGCAGATTCTGATTCCGCTGAAAAAGAAACAAATGGTCCTGTAACTAATGAAAGAAAAGCCAACCGATTAAAAAGAACTTTTAATTTTTTCATAAAAGTTATAAAGCATGATAAAAATTTCGAGAAAGAAAATTAAATCCACTTTTTAGAGAAGGTAGAGCAATCTACTTTCTCTAAAACTTACTTTGAATAGATTGTAAAAAGCTCGGTTAATTCCCATTTATTCATTAAATCTGCATACTGCATAGGACTAAAGCCTGAAGCATCTGTCCAATTAGGGTTTGCCCCGTTTTCTAATAGCAATTTAATGATAGCCCATCTTTCACTGGATATCGGAAAGGCAGGCTCGGAATTTATAGGCTCGCAAGCCAGTTGTAAAGCGCTTTTGTGATATCTTTGAGTATGTAAATTTACCTTAGCCCCGTTATCAAGAAGAATTTTCACGATATCTACATGCCCATGATAAGCAGCAACATGAAGGG
This DNA window, taken from Criblamydia sequanensis CRIB-18, encodes the following:
- a CDS encoding YihY/virulence factor BrkB family protein, which encodes MKVSSFFSSVPFFRVFTRALKGFINDGCSLKAAALTYYTMFSLVPVAAVLFGLAKGFGLEEIFVNSLKELLQDHQEIATKVIEYVNHALDHAKGGLIAGLGVLLLFWAVYMLLMSIEQAFNEIWKTSSQRTFFRMLSDYLAVVIICPILLLVSSSLSLYLTSTLSEFATKTGTSEYVNPFIKVWLHLTPLLSSWLLFTFLYLFIPNKTVHIRYALSAGILAGSAFQLLQYAFIKLQLWFASYGAIYGSFAVFPLFLIWMQFSWWIALFGAEVCYHASLDKKESAHLKLLNDKTLTVKRGVLALFLMSESIKKSLAESPPPTLLEFSKMTGVPYEELKKTMDDLKNAALVWETGNNSDETSYNIAKSMDRIKISHVLFATGESSKDEIKMAYSKDLFKITEIVQQFKEALSQEETNYSLYELAELLPKGNNGNYQEKSQVENEPAI